In Gemmata obscuriglobus, a single genomic region encodes these proteins:
- a CDS encoding lipoyl(octanoyl) transferase LipB, whose translation MHERLQQDDTAPPRALAAYLLGVIDFDELSALQRRLRYDVSGDRDTAAAIFCEIEPGITIGREGSAAHIRPSAESLAARRWPVRWVGRGGGAVLHQVGQVVCFPVFPLDALNLSPARYLSELQAVCLDLCRDYGIAGTLDAERPGVRANGRLIAHIGVAVRDWVSSYGMVLNVNPDLGPFRDVKCNGDPVPMTSLQRESPLRVRVSGVRQKLLELIAARFGFARVSVFHHHPAALPRATRHALPHAS comes from the coding sequence GTGCATGAACGCCTTCAACAAGACGACACGGCTCCGCCGCGTGCGCTCGCGGCGTACCTGCTCGGCGTCATCGATTTCGACGAGCTGAGCGCGCTCCAGCGCCGGCTCCGCTACGATGTTAGCGGTGACCGCGACACGGCTGCTGCCATCTTCTGCGAAATCGAACCCGGGATCACGATTGGGCGCGAAGGGAGCGCCGCCCACATTCGCCCCAGCGCCGAATCGCTCGCGGCCCGGCGCTGGCCGGTTCGGTGGGTCGGGCGCGGCGGCGGCGCGGTCTTGCACCAAGTTGGACAAGTTGTCTGCTTCCCGGTGTTCCCGCTTGACGCCCTCAACCTTTCACCGGCCCGGTACCTGAGTGAGTTGCAAGCCGTCTGCCTCGACCTCTGCCGTGATTACGGAATCGCAGGGACTCTCGACGCGGAACGCCCCGGAGTGCGGGCCAACGGCCGGCTGATCGCTCACATCGGCGTTGCCGTCCGCGACTGGGTCAGTTCTTACGGCATGGTGCTGAACGTGAACCCGGACCTGGGGCCGTTCCGTGACGTGAAGTGCAACGGCGACCCGGTGCCGATGACCTCACTCCAGCGCGAGAGCCCGTTGCGGGTTCGTGTCTCGGGGGTGCGGCAGAAGTTGCTCGAGCTGATCGCGGCCCGGTTCGGGTTCGCGCGCGTTTCTGTGTTCCATCACCACCCCGCGGCGCTCCCGCGAGCCACCCGACATGCGCTCCCTCACGCTTCTTGA
- the lipA gene encoding lipoyl synthase — protein sequence MRSLTLLDKPAPPPRTGHRLPEWLKRPLPAGNGNNFTAHLIEDLRLETVCESARCPNRPECWSRRTATFMIMGNYCTRTCSFCSVPKGSPEALEADEPARLAEAATRLGLKHVVITSVTRDDLPDGGADHFVRCIGAVRDRLPAAAVEVLTPDFMGDNAAIDAVTDARPEVFNHNLETVPRLHRIVRGRALYARSLALLERVKQRAPQVVTKAGLMLGIGETRDELFDVFADLRSINCDVLTLGQYLAPTAKHIPVARFVPPEEFDEIAALARLIGFKQVVAGPYVRSSYHADDMVPH from the coding sequence ATGCGCTCCCTCACGCTTCTTGATAAGCCCGCCCCGCCGCCCCGCACCGGCCACCGGCTGCCGGAGTGGCTCAAGCGCCCGCTCCCGGCCGGGAACGGGAACAACTTCACCGCGCACCTGATCGAAGACCTGCGCCTGGAGACGGTGTGCGAGAGCGCGCGGTGCCCGAACCGCCCGGAGTGCTGGTCGCGCCGCACCGCGACCTTCATGATCATGGGCAACTACTGCACCCGCACGTGCAGCTTTTGTTCGGTGCCAAAAGGCTCCCCAGAGGCTCTCGAAGCCGATGAGCCGGCCCGGCTAGCCGAGGCGGCTACGCGGCTGGGTCTGAAGCATGTCGTCATTACGTCCGTGACACGCGACGATCTGCCGGACGGCGGCGCGGACCACTTCGTGCGGTGCATCGGGGCCGTGCGCGACCGGCTCCCCGCCGCAGCGGTCGAGGTGCTCACGCCCGACTTTATGGGTGACAACGCGGCCATTGATGCGGTCACCGACGCGCGCCCAGAAGTGTTCAACCACAACCTCGAAACCGTTCCCCGGTTGCACCGGATCGTGCGCGGCCGGGCGCTGTACGCCAGGAGCTTGGCGCTGCTGGAACGCGTCAAGCAGCGGGCGCCGCAGGTCGTTACGAAAGCTGGGCTGATGCTCGGAATCGGTGAGACGCGTGACGAGTTGTTCGACGTGTTCGCCGACCTGCGGTCGATCAACTGCGACGTCCTGACGCTGGGCCAGTACCTCGCGCCGACCGCGAAGCACATTCCGGTCGCGCGGTTCGTGCCGCCCGAGGAGTTCGACGAGATCGCGGCCCTGGCCCGGTTGATCGGGTTCAAACAGGTGGTTGCGGGACCGTACGTGCGGTCCAGTTACCACGCCGACGACATGGTTCCGCACTAA